A region of Micropterus dolomieu isolate WLL.071019.BEF.003 ecotype Adirondacks linkage group LG01, ASM2129224v1, whole genome shotgun sequence DNA encodes the following proteins:
- the dtx3l1 gene encoding E3 ubiquitin-protein ligase DTX3L1 isoform X1 translates to MGSGQSSDKFHCNRYLNGQGPPSLVQQGPSSNEGVNGMHDAVNGCQPEGQMTWVILHRDLPGFPDDNTLQINYIFADGIQTEKHPHPGQPYAGLRLCAYLPDNREGRRILKLLDKAFNQQILFSVATNQDGEDVVTTASIPLKTQADGGSSADGYPDADYLKTVRKLLKDKGIE, encoded by the exons ATGGGCTCTGGCCAGAGCAGTGACAAGTTCCACTGTAACCGCTATCTGAACGGACAGGGTCCCCCATCACTGGTGCAACAAGGTCCTTCAT CTAATGAAGGGGTGAATGGGATGCACGATGCAGTGAATGGCTGCCAGCCAGAGGGCCAGATGACCTGGGTGATCCTCCACAGAGACCTGCCAGGGTTCCCTGATGACAATACTCTTCAGATCAACTACATATTCGCAGATGGAATACAGACA GAGAAACACCCTCACCCTGGCCAGCCTTACGCAGGGCTGCGGCTCTGTGCATACCTGCCTGACAACCGTGAGGGCCGCAGGATTCTCAAGCTGCTGGACAAGGCCTTCAACCAGCAGATCCTGTTTTCTGTTGCCACCAATCAAGACGGGGAGGACGTGGTCACTACAGCTTCCATCCCCctaaaaacacaagcagacgGGGGAAGCAGCGC TGATGGCTACCCAGACGCTGACTACCTTAAGACTGTGAGAAAGCTACTGAAGGACAAAGGCATTGAATAA
- the dtx3l1 gene encoding E3 ubiquitin-protein ligase DTX3L1 isoform X2, giving the protein MGSGQSSDKFHCNRYLNGQGPPSLVQQANEGVNGMHDAVNGCQPEGQMTWVILHRDLPGFPDDNTLQINYIFADGIQTEKHPHPGQPYAGLRLCAYLPDNREGRRILKLLDKAFNQQILFSVATNQDGEDVVTTASIPLKTQADGGSSADGYPDADYLKTVRKLLKDKGIE; this is encoded by the exons ATGGGCTCTGGCCAGAGCAGTGACAAGTTCCACTGTAACCGCTATCTGAACGGACAGGGTCCCCCATCACTGGTGCAACAAG CTAATGAAGGGGTGAATGGGATGCACGATGCAGTGAATGGCTGCCAGCCAGAGGGCCAGATGACCTGGGTGATCCTCCACAGAGACCTGCCAGGGTTCCCTGATGACAATACTCTTCAGATCAACTACATATTCGCAGATGGAATACAGACA GAGAAACACCCTCACCCTGGCCAGCCTTACGCAGGGCTGCGGCTCTGTGCATACCTGCCTGACAACCGTGAGGGCCGCAGGATTCTCAAGCTGCTGGACAAGGCCTTCAACCAGCAGATCCTGTTTTCTGTTGCCACCAATCAAGACGGGGAGGACGTGGTCACTACAGCTTCCATCCCCctaaaaacacaagcagacgGGGGAAGCAGCGC TGATGGCTACCCAGACGCTGACTACCTTAAGACTGTGAGAAAGCTACTGAAGGACAAAGGCATTGAATAA